One window of the Diospyros lotus cultivar Yz01 chromosome 12, ASM1463336v1, whole genome shotgun sequence genome contains the following:
- the LOC127787285 gene encoding proteasome subunit beta type-1, with product MAKQHANWSPYDNNGGTCVAIAGADYCVIAADSRMSSGYNILTREYSKICKLADKSVMASSGFQADVRALQKVLEARHLIYQHQHNKQMSCPAMAQLLSNTLYYKRFFPYYAFNVLGGLDNEGKGCVFTYDAVGSYERVGYSSQGSGSTLIMPFLDNQLKSPSPLLLPAKDAVTPLSEAEAIDLVKTCFASATERDIYTGDKLEIVVLNADGMRWDYMELRKD from the exons ATGGCCAAGCAGCATGCAAACTGGTCTCCATACGACAACAATGGCGG CACTTGTGTTGCCATTGCTGGGGCCGATTACTGTGTGATCGCTGCTGACTCTCGAATGTCCTCTGGTTACAATATTCTTACCCGGGAATACTCCAAAATCTGTAAATT GGCAGACAAATCTGTCATGGCCTCTTCAGGATTTCAGGCTGATGTGAGAGCTTTGCAAAAGGTTTTGGAAGCTAGGCACTTG ATTTATCAGCATCAACACAATAAGCAGATGAGTTGCCCTGCAATGGCCCAACTGCTCTCAAACACCCTTTACTACAAGCGTTTCTTTCCTTACTATGCTTTCAATGTTCTAGGAGGTCTCGATAATGAAG GAAAAGGTTGCGTATTCACATATGATGCTGTTGGTTCATATGAGAGGGTTGGGTACAGTTCACAAGGTTCTGGTTCCACACTCATCATGCCTTTTCTGGACAACCAACTGAAATCTCCAAGTCCTCTCTTATTACCTGCCAAG GATGCTGTTACACCTTTATCAGAAGCAGAAGCAATTGATTTGGTGAAGACTTGCTTTGCTTCTGCAACCGAGAGGGATATATACACT GGGGACAAGCTGGAAATAGTGGTCTTAAATGCCGATGGTATGCGCTGGGATTACATGGAACTCAGGAAAGACTGA
- the LOC127814070 gene encoding protein cornichon homolog 4-like, whose product MADLFAWLLSFFFVIGVLGIILFQLMCLVDLESDYVNPYDSASRINKAVMPEFITHGSLCLLHLITGHWFMFLICLPYSYYNFRLYSRKRHLVDVTEIFNQLPWEKKLRIFKLVYLVIVLCVSIFWMIWTIVE is encoded by the exons ATGGCGGATTTGTTCGCATGGCtactctctttcttcttcgtcATCGGCGTTCTGGGTATCATTCTTTTCcag CTCATGTGCTTGGTTGACCTTGAGTCGGATTATGTCAACCCATATGATTCTGCATCTAGGATAAACAAGGCTGTTATGCCAGAGTTTATTACTCATGGATCCCTGTGCTTATTACATCTTATAACAGGGCATTGGTTTATGTTTTTGATCTGTCTGCCATACTCATACTACAATTTTAGACT GTACTCTAGGAAACGACATTTGGTCGATGTAACTGAGATCTTCAATCAACTTCCTTGGGAAAAGAAGCTACGAATTTTTAAGCTTGTATATCTTGTTATCGTCCTTTGTGTATCCATATTCTG GATGATCTGGACCATTGTGGAATGA